TTATTAAAGTGTAATACTTGTAGCTTTCCGTAGACACCTCCACATTGTCATATTGCAAAAGCTGTATGGGATAGATAACATTCAACTCAATTGATTTCTTAacgcattttatcatttattgcTTGAAGATTGCATCTCAACTATTTATGTCAAACCTAGGATTGTCAGAAAGTACAAGATGATGCATATTGACAAGACTCAAAACACATCATGAGATGAAAATTGGATCACTTTGAGTCTTGTTCTATCATGCTTTTGTGTATGCAGGATTTCGGATTCTTCATTGGAGGGCCCTTTTCCCTGGGCTCAAGCTCTTCAAGGCGGAAAGTGACTAGTCAATCTCAGTTTCCTCCCTCGAAAAGAATCCCCGCCTTTCCATCAGTGATTCATTGTACAATGCCGCAGTACATGTAGAATGGATTATTTGGGTTCCTCACAATAGCAATCACTCCAGGCATTAGCAGTGGCAAATTCAGGCGGTTTCAGTTTCTCAGAGGCATTAATGTTTACTTACCTAAATCTGCACCTGACTGATTTTTTGGTGGAGGGTTTTCCTGAATgaatttctggagaccagtttCTCCTTCTGGGAATCCCCCAGTTATTCCCATCATTTCCTTTTCAAAACCATCTTCAGGGACACTATCAGCTGCTGATGTTGCCATTCTAGTTGAATTCTCTTCACTCTTCACATCTGCTGCTGATGATGATGGTTCTTCTTCTTGCACGGTTTTCTTTAGCTCTTTTTCTACCCCTTCCTCTCCATTACAGAGTCCCCTGCCCCCCAAGAGTTCTGACAGGTTGAATTTGGCACATGAAAACCTTGATTGGTGCCTGGAGAGTGGAAAAGATGATCGGCCAGGGCGATCGGAGAGGGAGGTTTGGCCAAAAAAGTGGGATTTAAGGTGGCTTTGAGGGCTTGGTAGGGTGATTGAATGAGCCATGGTTTCTATGCTTCGGCTATTGATTGTGGCCTCAAATATGGTTTTGTTGTAGTTAAATGATGGTTATATAAGTTTTTAGGATAAAATGCTTCGATATTGTAAGGGCCGTCGGGTGAAGGAAATTGATACATGCCTAAGCCTAACAACGTTAAAGGTCCTCTGTTTCTCGAGTGTTTTTCAAAATATACGACAAAATCAGTGCCATGCAGTTTCATAACTCAGGTTCGTTGTTTACGGATCAATCACGGACAAATTAAAGGCTTGGCTTAACTCAGTTTCATAACTCAGTTTCAATGAGTTGATGTGAAAGTATGATCTTTATAGAAACGAATTGCGGAAACTAATACATATAATagattttattgattttctcTTAAATTCATATACCCAAtccaaacttttgagataatgACTCGAATGATTATGAtgattaagaatttaatttgtTTGCAGCAATGATTGGAGAGAATAATTTGGGCTTTGACGAGGTTAGAATCAAGTCCTTTCGACGGTTGATAGACCCTAGGtgtgtttgacaaaattttattttgtcagTCGATCAATGATAACCCTCCTCTTTTATCAAGGTGTGGAATCGTCCGTAACTATGTTCTTTCATGTCTACTAAAAAAACATGTGAGAAAGTATACATGGTCGATCGTTATAAAACCCATCATTagttgcaagaaaaaaaaagcatctttttgaaagaatttttttttttttaatatccaaAAGAAATTTGCCAGCATTTATCCTTTTTGGCGAATATTCCGTTAATCTAAAATAACAGCACGAGCACGACAGGGATATTTATGTCTTTGTGTGTCATCAACCACCAATTGCAAAGCAAATTTACAATTAGAACCAAAAGCTACTAATGCTATGATTTCGTTGGGTCAACCACTTTCCCGTGAAGACaagctcttcttctcttctcctctccttGCACAGTGAGACTTCCTGTGTCGCAACAGGTATATACCAATCCTTGTTTTTTGTTAAAGAATTTATGATATAATCTGTTGATCcttcaaaagaaacaaacaattcTGTTTCACATGTAACTCTTGGTGTTAtttcatgatttcttttttccttttgtgatTGGATTTGGTCCATCAAGTGAAAAGCTGTTTGCTGTTGTGGTTATTGGTTTCTCTGATGGGTGATTTTCCTTAAGCTTATTGATTGATGGTCTTTGTTCTTGTTGACGCTTGACTTGAGCtacttgtttcttttccttctcaaacAGTATAAGGTGTCAGATGGaaatttttgggttttctttttctgttttttgttgATAGGGAATGGATGTCTTATTTGGTTTGTGGGTTTTTGATGGATATTTAATTGCAACTTCAGTTAGCTAATCCTTTTTGGTTTACAATATCCTCGCTCATCCTTTAGAGTTGAAGTCTGATTGGACTTTGAGTTGGGGTTGGTGGGGGGATAGATGTtttagagaagaaagaaagtatGTCGGGCGTCTTATCTTATGATTGTAAACTTTGTGGAGATCTGCCCTCCATCAAATTGTTGCTCCACCCTATACAGCCAAGTGTATAGAGGGATTGATCAGAGCAGCCATACCTTTTTATGTGTCATATCCAGAGTTTGTTATCGGTCCCAGTTAGTGTTCAAATTAACATCTCTCATTGTCATTATCTACTGCTTTTAGGCTTGCTACCTCACCTGAAATTATTAAAGCTTCATGGACGATGGTCGTGAAAAGATAAAGATTATCCAGGATCACTTTCAGGCTTCAACTCCCAGTTTAGACTCTCCTCAAACTGAAACTTCCTCAAGTTCGCAGCCAAGGGTCGGCCATTCTTTGAGGTACTTATTTTGAAGGAAAAGATGCAAGAATAAAAGAGAAGAGTTGAGAAACTTTGAGTTGACTTCACTTTAGTTTCCTTCTGCTTTAGCATAGGTCCCATAGCCCTGTGTTATCCCGAAGAAAATTAAGAAGAGCGGTGCATATGTTGAACTTATTTAGTCTACGGGGGCTGCCATGGAGTTCTGGTGGTGATGGTCAGGAAAAGGTtctaattctttttctttttttttgcgtGCTAGTTTGAACTTGTGAATTTATATTGTTTCTGACCACAGTAATGTTTTTGACTTGAAGGTTGAACTAAATGCTACAGAATTAGAGTCACTTCGATCTGAAATTGCTGACTTGGAAGAGAAGGAAGCTCACTTGAAAGCTCAGTAAGGGAGACTGAATCTTGTCTTTGGAACTGTGATGCCTTTATGCATTGATGAAATTGTCTTTTATCAACTCATACGATTCCTGATGCCTATACTTTTTCCTTTAATGTTACATAAATACTGAACATCATTTCGGGTTGCCTAAGATAAGAGGAATTCTGGTTCCATTGCCCCTTCACTTTTTTACATGTTGGCACATTGACCTAGCTGAAAACTGTCTCTTGTTAATTCATATTTACAAACCTATAATTTTACTTGAATATAACAAAACTGAACATTATTTCTGATTGCCTAGTAcaactagttatgtttcaaggcCCTTTGGGTCTTACTTATTCACATATTGACAATGCCGTTGCCAGAGCTAGCTTTTGGGGTGTTCTCTTTGTTACAACTGATATGGAAATCCCTGTtccatttggttttcttttatgGACACTGACTGTCAATGCCGGACCTCAGTTCACTTGTAATATTTCTGTTGTCTCCGTACGGACCCTtagtttttctattattttctaGGTTGGAACATGTTGATGAAATTTTGCGGTCTGCTCGCCTGTGTGGCTATTTATATATTCGAATGGTAAAGATCTTTTCCA
This DNA window, taken from Tripterygium wilfordii isolate XIE 37 chromosome 20, ASM1340144v1, whole genome shotgun sequence, encodes the following:
- the LOC119987214 gene encoding uncharacterized protein LOC119987214; amino-acid sequence: MDDGREKIKIIQDHFQASTPSLDSPQTETSSSSQPRVGHSLRSHSPVLSRRKLRRAVHMLNLFSLRGLPWSSGGDGQEKVELNATELESLRSEIADLEEKEAHLKAQLEHVDEILRSARLCGYLYIRMRWAALPGEPPPIDDAEVDDWVPRFVVLHGSCIFFFFMSTDLSPQDSTLLSDITEVGPLPNLTREDEETRYCFYILTHQGLRYECSSISQIQVDSWLLALQSECKSGSDKKVVPNGSN
- the LOC119986731 gene encoding NAD(P)H-quinone oxidoreductase subunit S, chloroplastic-like, with protein sequence MAHSITLPSPQSHLKSHFFGQTSLSDRPGRSSFPLSRHQSRFSCAKFNLSELLGGRGLCNGEEGVEKELKKTVQEEEPSSSAADVKSEENSTRMATSAADSVPEDGFEKEMMGITGGFPEGETGLQKFIQENPPPKNQSGADLGK